One Nitrospinaceae bacterium genomic region harbors:
- the cheR1 gene encoding chemotaxis protein methyltransferase, with protein MGISTNDFQYISKMVQELSAIVLEPGKEYLVESRLQPLAQKEGLATIEDLVKKMQREPHNGISAKVVEAMTTNETSFFRDIHPFETLKGFVFPDLIEKRGTTRELNIWCGASSSGQEPYTLAMLMRENFPELLSWKINYYASDISNEMLDRCRNGIYSQLEVNRGLPAAMMVKYFERHGTEWQIKEDIRKMIDFRITNLSEQWPLMPKLDLVMMRNVLIYFDIEMKKQILGKIKALLKPDGYLFLGAAETTLNLDDSFERMNYKQSGCYRIRQG; from the coding sequence ATGGGAATTAGCACCAACGATTTTCAATATATCAGTAAAATGGTTCAAGAGCTGTCGGCGATTGTGCTCGAACCAGGTAAAGAATACCTGGTCGAATCGCGCCTTCAGCCTTTAGCCCAAAAGGAAGGGCTTGCGACCATAGAGGATCTCGTCAAAAAAATGCAGCGCGAACCTCATAATGGTATCAGCGCCAAGGTTGTTGAAGCCATGACAACCAACGAGACTTCCTTTTTCCGCGATATCCATCCTTTCGAAACTCTGAAAGGATTCGTCTTTCCCGACTTGATCGAAAAACGGGGAACCACCAGGGAATTAAACATCTGGTGCGGCGCCAGTTCCAGCGGACAGGAGCCATACACCCTCGCCATGCTGATGAGGGAGAATTTTCCTGAACTCCTATCCTGGAAAATCAATTACTACGCCAGCGATATTTCCAATGAAATGCTGGACCGTTGTCGAAACGGAATTTACAGTCAACTGGAAGTGAACCGGGGATTGCCCGCAGCGATGATGGTCAAATACTTCGAACGGCATGGCACGGAGTGGCAAATAAAGGAAGATATTCGCAAAATGATCGACTTTCGAATCACCAATCTTTCCGAGCAATGGCCGCTGATGCCCAAATTGGACCTGGTCATGATGCGAAACGTCTTAATTTATTTCGATATCGAGATGAAAAAGCAAATCCTGGGGAAAATAAAGGCCTTATTAAAACCGGACGGCTACCTGTTTCTTGGAGCCGCCGAAACGACCTTGAATTTGGACGATTCCTTCGAGCGAATGAATTATAAACAATCCGGGTGTTATCGGATACGACAAGGATAA
- the dnaK gene encoding chaperone protein DnaK yields the protein MGKIVGIDLGTTNSVVAVMEGNEPKVILNEEGSRTTPSVVGFTKDGEIHVGQVAKRQAIANPTNTVFSVKRFMGRSFDEVSEEMKMVPYKVAKGTKNDVLIDVGDKKYTPPEISAMILQKLKKSAEAYLGEPVTEAVITVPAYFNDAQRQATKDAGKIAGLEVKRIINEPTASALAYGLDKEKDHMIAVYDFGGGTFDISILEVGDNVVEVKATNGDTHLGGDNLDQRVIDWLVVEFKKDQGVDLSKDNMALQRLKEAAEKAKMELSTTNETDINLPFITADATGPKHLNIKLTRAKFESMIDDLVERSHDPCNKALKDAGLDASKIHEAVLVGGSTRVPKVQQLVKDLFGKEPHRGVNPDEVVALGAAVQAGVLSGDVKDILLLDVTPLSLGIETLGGVTTKLIERNTTIPTRKSEVFSTASDNQPSVEINVLQGEREMSKDNRSLGKFHLDGIPPAPRGMPQVEVTFDIDANGIINVTAKDKGTNKEQKITITDSTGLSDADIEKMVKDAEANAEADKGRREKIDVKNQLDSIIYSTEKTIKDNKEKLKEEDVKSAEEVIEEAKKHLEDEVEPMKEQIEKLNQIAHTLAQTIYSQAQQGTPGEGGDPSGGPEGAGGPEAESKDKADEDVVDAEFEDIGKK from the coding sequence ATGGGAAAAATTGTAGGCATTGACTTAGGGACGACCAATTCCGTGGTCGCGGTAATGGAAGGCAACGAACCGAAGGTCATCCTGAATGAAGAAGGAAGCCGGACCACCCCTTCCGTGGTTGGTTTCACCAAAGATGGCGAAATTCATGTGGGCCAGGTTGCCAAGCGCCAAGCCATTGCCAACCCGACCAACACCGTATTTTCAGTGAAGCGATTCATGGGCCGGTCTTTCGACGAAGTTTCTGAAGAGATGAAAATGGTCCCGTACAAAGTTGCCAAAGGGACCAAAAACGATGTTCTCATTGATGTCGGAGACAAAAAATACACACCACCCGAAATCTCCGCCATGATCCTGCAGAAACTCAAAAAATCCGCGGAAGCTTATCTCGGAGAACCGGTAACGGAAGCCGTCATCACGGTTCCGGCTTACTTTAACGATGCACAAAGGCAAGCCACCAAAGACGCCGGGAAGATAGCGGGCCTGGAAGTCAAACGGATCATCAACGAGCCGACCGCATCTGCCCTGGCTTATGGTCTGGACAAGGAAAAAGATCATATGATCGCCGTTTACGATTTCGGCGGCGGCACCTTCGATATTTCTATTCTCGAAGTGGGCGACAATGTGGTGGAAGTGAAAGCCACCAATGGCGACACCCACCTGGGCGGTGACAACCTCGACCAAAGGGTCATCGACTGGCTGGTGGTGGAGTTCAAAAAAGATCAGGGTGTGGACTTGTCCAAGGACAATATGGCGTTACAGCGTCTCAAAGAAGCCGCGGAAAAAGCCAAAATGGAATTGTCCACGACCAACGAAACCGACATCAATCTGCCTTTTATCACAGCCGATGCAACCGGTCCCAAGCATCTGAATATTAAACTGACCCGGGCAAAATTCGAATCCATGATCGATGATCTGGTGGAACGCTCGCACGATCCCTGTAATAAGGCTTTGAAGGACGCCGGTCTGGATGCCAGCAAGATCCATGAAGCGGTTCTGGTTGGCGGATCCACCCGGGTTCCCAAAGTTCAACAGTTGGTGAAGGACTTGTTTGGCAAAGAACCTCATCGCGGAGTCAACCCGGATGAAGTGGTTGCCTTGGGCGCGGCCGTTCAGGCGGGCGTTCTTTCCGGAGACGTCAAAGACATTCTCCTGCTCGACGTAACGCCTCTGTCATTGGGAATTGAAACCCTTGGCGGCGTGACCACCAAGCTGATCGAACGCAACACGACGATTCCGACCCGTAAGAGCGAAGTGTTTTCCACCGCCTCGGACAACCAGCCCAGCGTGGAAATCAACGTTCTTCAAGGGGAACGCGAAATGTCCAAGGACAACCGCTCCCTCGGAAAGTTCCATCTCGATGGAATTCCTCCGGCACCCCGCGGCATGCCGCAGGTTGAAGTTACTTTCGATATCGATGCCAACGGCATCATCAATGTAACCGCCAAGGACAAGGGAACCAACAAGGAACAAAAAATCACCATCACCGATTCCACGGGTCTTTCGGACGCGGATATCGAAAAAATGGTCAAAGACGCCGAAGCCAATGCCGAAGCGGATAAGGGCCGGCGTGAGAAAATTGACGTCAAAAACCAGCTCGACTCCATCATCTACTCGACAGAGAAAACCATTAAGGACAATAAAGAGAAGTTGAAGGAGGAAGACGTTAAATCCGCTGAAGAAGTGATTGAAGAAGCCAAAAAGCATCTGGAGGACGAAGTTGAGCCGATGAAAGAGCAGATTGAAAAGCTCAATCAAATCGCGCACACCCTCGCCCAGACCATATACTCCCAGGCGCAGCAGGGAACACCCGGTGAAGGCGGAGATCCTTCAGGCGGCCCCGAAGGCGCCGGCGGTCCAGAAGCAGAGAGCAAAGATAAGGCCGATGAAGATGTCGTCGATGCGGAGTTCGAAGATATCGGTAAAAAATAA
- the grpE gene encoding protein GrpE, whose translation MEDDRNSNENEQTGEKPKIHVVDRRHWVNEDEGVEPMETTDVEERYPSFVEKLKKEAEEKDQRLKEYIAAYKEKNSQTDELRVRLQRDNEIRLDQFKANLFARLVPILDNLKRAEDAAKTSNDFESLKQGINLVINQFIRELKDNDVQVIETKGMKLDPKVHEAFMVTETDDPEQDNLIVEELEQGYMLKDRIIKAAKVKVAKFKNS comes from the coding sequence ATGGAAGACGACCGTAATTCGAACGAAAACGAACAAACAGGCGAAAAACCCAAAATACATGTGGTCGACCGCCGCCATTGGGTAAATGAGGATGAAGGAGTAGAACCAATGGAAACCACAGATGTAGAAGAACGTTATCCCAGTTTTGTCGAAAAATTGAAAAAAGAGGCGGAAGAAAAAGACCAACGGCTGAAAGAGTATATCGCCGCTTACAAGGAAAAAAATTCGCAGACCGATGAGTTGCGAGTCCGGCTTCAGCGTGACAATGAAATCCGGCTCGACCAGTTCAAGGCCAACCTGTTCGCGAGGCTGGTGCCCATTCTCGATAACTTAAAACGCGCCGAAGACGCGGCAAAAACCAGCAACGATTTCGAGAGTTTAAAACAGGGAATCAATCTGGTCATCAACCAATTTATCAGGGAACTGAAAGACAACGACGTTCAGGTCATTGAGACCAAAGGGATGAAACTCGACCCCAAAGTCCACGAAGCCTTCATGGTTACGGAAACCGATGACCCAGAGCAAGACAATCTGATCGTTGAGGAACTGGAACAAGGTTACATGCTTAAGGACAGGATCATTAAAGCCGCTAAAGTAAAAGTTGCAAAATTTAAAAATTCATGA
- the dnaJ_2 gene encoding chaperone protein DnaJ — MTKRDYYEILGINKNASESELKKAYRQLALKYHPDKNPDDSAAEEKFKEAAEAYEVLKDPEKRQVYDQFGHDGLKRTGFSGPQGFEDIFSSFGDIFGDFFGGGGRATTGPDLRLDLSVTFIEAAFGVKKDVEVSKHSPCNTCRGSGAKPGHPPNQCSTCRGTGQVVRSQGFFSVSSPCPACHGAGQIITHPCGDCRGEGRVLDKKTVSISIPAGVDDGSRLRLRGEGETGPGGLPPGDLYVFIHMEAHDFFHREGYDIHCRLPLSFSQAALGAEIEIPMLDNGKTNVISVPAGIQSGETKRISGAGIPQLKGHGRGNQIVHFVVETPKNLSKQQKELLKELAELDGKPVKDTLKGFFEKLMP; from the coding sequence ATGACAAAGCGCGACTACTACGAAATATTGGGTATCAATAAAAACGCGTCTGAATCTGAACTTAAAAAAGCTTACCGCCAATTGGCGCTCAAATACCATCCCGACAAAAATCCAGATGATTCAGCGGCTGAAGAAAAGTTCAAGGAAGCCGCGGAAGCTTATGAGGTGTTGAAGGACCCGGAGAAAAGACAGGTCTATGATCAGTTTGGCCACGATGGCCTCAAGAGAACTGGCTTTTCCGGACCACAAGGGTTTGAAGATATTTTCTCCTCTTTTGGGGATATATTCGGCGATTTTTTCGGCGGCGGCGGACGCGCAACCACGGGACCGGATCTTAGGTTGGACCTTTCCGTCACCTTTATCGAAGCAGCTTTTGGGGTCAAAAAAGATGTAGAGGTTTCCAAGCACAGTCCCTGCAATACCTGTAGAGGTTCAGGCGCTAAACCGGGACACCCGCCCAATCAATGTTCGACCTGCCGGGGAACCGGCCAGGTGGTCCGCTCCCAGGGGTTTTTCAGCGTGAGCAGTCCCTGCCCTGCCTGTCATGGCGCCGGTCAGATCATCACCCACCCCTGTGGAGATTGCCGGGGAGAAGGACGGGTTTTGGACAAGAAGACCGTTTCCATAAGCATTCCGGCAGGCGTGGATGACGGATCCAGGCTCCGCTTGCGGGGAGAGGGGGAAACGGGCCCGGGCGGATTGCCTCCGGGAGATCTTTACGTATTCATTCACATGGAAGCCCATGATTTTTTCCATCGGGAAGGCTACGACATCCACTGCCGTCTGCCGTTATCTTTTTCCCAGGCGGCCCTGGGAGCAGAGATTGAAATTCCCATGCTGGACAACGGCAAAACCAACGTCATTTCCGTTCCCGCGGGAATACAATCGGGAGAGACAAAAAGAATTTCAGGAGCGGGGATTCCCCAGCTCAAAGGCCATGGACGAGGCAATCAGATTGTTCACTTCGTTGTGGAGACCCCAAAGAATTTAAGCAAACAGCAAAAAGAACTGCTAAAGGAGCTCGCCGAACTGGATGGAAAACCCGTCAAGGACACCCTCAAAGGGTTTTTTGAAAAATTAATGCCATAA